The genomic stretch TGATGTCTTCAAACTTCAGTTCTGACAAGTCGCCACCCCAAGTCGGCATTGGCATTTTATAAAATTGCTCCAAAGACTTCAAACGGAATTCAAGCATCCATTCTGGTTCTTCTTTAATATTCGAAATTTCTCTTACTACTTTTTCTGTTAATCCGCGTTCTGTACGGAACACAGAGGTATCTTTGTCATGGAATCCATATTGGTATTCGCCAATTTCTGGAATTTCAGTCATGTCGTATCCTCCTTTTCGCTACTTATTTTGTTCCTTCTTTTTCAAAAATCGCTCTCTCCATTGCTTTCCAAGAAAGGGTTGCACATTTGATTCTTGCTGGGAATTTCGCAACTCCGGCAAGTGCCTCAACGTCGCCGTATTCATCAATCGTTTCATGGTCATGACCTTGCACCATTTCTGAAAATTCACGTGACATTTTTAGTGCCTCTTTCTCGGTTTTCCCAATAATGCTTTGCGTCATCATTGAAGCAGAGGCCATCGAAATCGAACAACCGCTACCAGTGAATTTTGCCGCAACGATTTTATCACCATCCATTTTTAAATGAAGATGAATTTGATCACCGCATGTTGGGTTGTTGAGGTCGATTGTTACATCGCTATCTGGGAGCTCTCCATTATTGCGCGGATTTTTATAGTGATCCATAATGACTTGTCTATAAAGCTGATCTAATTTCCGGCTTGTCATAATCCAAAATACTCCTTTGTTAACTTGAGGCCATCTATAAGCGCATCAATTTCTTCTTTTGTATTATAAATATAAAAGCTTGCGCGAGCTGTGGAAGAAACGTCAAGCCACTTCATCAACGGTTGCGCACAGTGATGACCAGCTCGAATCGCAATTCCGTCTTCGTCCAAAATAGTCGCAATATCGTGTGGATGTGCGCCTTCTAAATTGAAAGTCACTAAGCCACATCGTTTACTCGCGTCTTTTGGTCCATAAATGGTAATGCCTTCGATTTTGCTCATTTCTTCTATCGCGTAGCTGGCTAATGCTTGTTCATGTGCGTGAATATTTGCGAGTCCGACTTCTGCCAAGTAATCAATCGCCGCACCTAGCGCAATCGCTCCGCCAATAATCGGTGTTCCGGCTTCAAATTTCCACGGCAGTTCTTTCCAAGTCGAATCGTATAATTCAACAAAATCAATCATTTCTCCGCCAAATTCGGTAGGTTCCATCGCATCAAGCAATTCACGTTTGCCATACAAGGCGCCAATGCCAGTAGGAGCCATCATTTTGTGCCCTGAAAAAGCATAAAAGTCAGCATCTAAATCAACTACATCAACTTCCATGTGAGGCACAGCTTGCGCACCGTCAACGAGAATGACTGCTCCAAATTGATGAGCAATTGCT from Listeria monocytogenes ATCC 19117 encodes the following:
- a CDS encoding cysteine desulfurase produces the protein MIDIQKIRADFPILAQEINEKPLAYLDNAATSQKPKQVIEALTHYYEFDNANVHRGVHTLAARATDAYESARGKVAKFIHAREVAEIIFTRGTTSTINLVVDSYAEANIEAGDEIVISYLEHHSNLIPWQQLAKRKGAVLKYIELEEDGTISVEQAKKTIGEKTKIVALAHVSNVLGTITPMKEIAAIAHQFGAVILVDGAQAVPHMEVDVVDLDADFYAFSGHKMMAPTGIGALYGKRELLDAMEPTEFGGEMIDFVELYDSTWKELPWKFEAGTPIIGGAIALGAAIDYLAEVGLANIHAHEQALASYAIEEMSKIEGITIYGPKDASKRCGLVTFNLEGAHPHDIATILDEDGIAIRAGHHCAQPLMKWLDVSSTARASFYIYNTKEEIDALIDGLKLTKEYFGL
- the sufU gene encoding Fe-S cluster assembly sulfur transfer protein SufU, which produces MTSRKLDQLYRQVIMDHYKNPRNNGELPDSDVTIDLNNPTCGDQIHLHLKMDGDKIVAAKFTGSGCSISMASASMMTQSIIGKTEKEALKMSREFSEMVQGHDHETIDEYGDVEALAGVAKFPARIKCATLSWKAMERAIFEKEGTK